A window of Vigna unguiculata cultivar IT97K-499-35 chromosome 4, ASM411807v1, whole genome shotgun sequence contains these coding sequences:
- the LOC114182672 gene encoding uncharacterized protein LOC114182672: MNHIVEECYSKHGYPPWYKQRNDGSNNTQERGTQEKREQQVCNLNIKEDSIDKQQPVKDESTKGFTAEQMQRLLRLLDDTEGAGHNINQIQRRDNDSSRNSQDTGHYYITDDWAS, from the exons ATGAATCATATTGTTGAAGAATGTTATTCTAAGCATGGATATCCACCTTGGTACAAACAAAGAAATGATGGCAGCAACAACACTCAAGAAAGGGGCACTCAAGAAAAGAGGGAACAACAAGTTTGTAATCTCAACATTAAGGAAGACTCTATTGACAAACAACAACCAGTGAAAGATGAATCTACCAAAGGATTCACAGCAGAACAAATGCAGAGACTTCTAAGACTCCTTGATGACACTGAAGGTGCTGGACACAACATCAACCAAATACAGAGACGTGATAATGACTCAAGCAGGAATTCACAAG ATACAGGACATTATTACATCACAGATGATTGGGCAAGCTAA